Proteins from one Candidatus Krumholzibacteriia bacterium genomic window:
- a CDS encoding methyltransferase domain-containing protein, whose protein sequence is MARRPANAQWYNWYANGLLADGVEALAAPLRGERVIDVGCGVQPYRGMLGGFSHYVGFDSPSRPDSATSADAFGDALALPFTAGCTDAVLCTEVMEHVSDPAAMLAEIHRVLRPGGHLIITVPFTWHIHDEPHDYWRFTEFGLRLVLERGGFEVEVLRSVNGMLGAILQSRCYLLMHAAGRFRPLVRPLVWFMQWLAAALAPVDRNRRMTSNYIARARKS, encoded by the coding sequence ATGGCCCGCCGGCCGGCGAACGCGCAGTGGTACAACTGGTACGCCAACGGTCTGCTGGCGGACGGGGTCGAAGCGCTGGCCGCCCCGCTGCGCGGTGAACGTGTGATCGACGTGGGCTGCGGGGTGCAACCGTACCGGGGCATGCTGGGAGGCTTCTCCCACTACGTGGGCTTCGATTCGCCGTCGCGCCCCGACAGCGCCACCAGCGCGGATGCCTTTGGTGACGCGCTTGCGCTGCCCTTCACCGCCGGCTGTACCGACGCGGTGCTGTGTACCGAGGTCATGGAGCACGTGTCCGATCCGGCGGCCATGCTGGCCGAAATCCACCGGGTGCTGCGTCCCGGCGGTCACCTGATCATCACGGTTCCGTTCACCTGGCACATCCACGACGAGCCCCACGATTACTGGCGTTTCACCGAGTTCGGCCTGCGCCTGGTGCTGGAGCGCGGCGGCTTCGAAGTGGAAGTGCTGCGCAGCGTCAACGGCATGCTGGGTGCAATCCTGCAGTCGCGCTGCTATCTGCTGATGCACGCCGCGGGCCGTTTTCGGCCGCTGGTGCGGCCGCTGGTGTGGTTCATGCAGTGGCTGGCCGCCGCGCTGGCGCCCGTCGATCGCAACCGCCGCATGACGAGCA
- a CDS encoding glycosyltransferase: MHSVPVWLPQTETWLFTEVAFLPPSIESHVACERTQNLDQFPAPHLHCMSDQPAWRTLRDRALRKLRLRNHLGYLDGAARRSRARLVHSHFGFTGWRDLAVARRHRMAHVVTFYGADVQFYPRLRPQWRGRYRKMFARVDRVLCEGPHMAGEVVALGCPGEKVRVHHLGIDLSLIPFKPRVWTPGEPLRVLLSGSFREKKGLPLAIEALGHIRDEVRLEITIIGDATREERSIREKQRILDTIARHGLGGSVRLLGFRPYREVMDEALRNHVFLSPSVTAADGDTEGGAPVSLIEMSASGMMIASSTHCDIPGVILDGRTGFLAPEGELDGLVAGLRRIIADPSAWGAMQRAGRAHVEAEFDARRQGERLAAIYRELAPVASAGVV; encoded by the coding sequence ATGCATTCGGTGCCGGTCTGGCTACCGCAAACCGAGACATGGTTGTTTACGGAGGTGGCGTTTCTCCCGCCATCCATCGAGAGCCACGTGGCCTGCGAGCGCACGCAGAACCTGGACCAGTTTCCCGCCCCGCACCTCCACTGCATGAGCGATCAGCCCGCGTGGCGGACCCTGCGTGATCGCGCGTTGCGAAAGCTCCGCCTGCGCAATCACCTCGGCTATCTGGACGGTGCGGCCAGACGTTCCCGCGCGCGGCTGGTGCACTCGCATTTCGGTTTCACGGGCTGGCGTGATCTCGCGGTGGCGCGGCGGCACCGTATGGCCCATGTCGTCACCTTTTACGGCGCGGACGTGCAGTTCTACCCGCGCCTGCGGCCACAGTGGCGTGGCCGCTACCGGAAGATGTTTGCGCGTGTCGACCGCGTGTTGTGCGAGGGGCCGCACATGGCGGGCGAGGTTGTCGCTCTGGGATGCCCCGGGGAGAAGGTCCGGGTGCACCACCTGGGTATCGATCTGTCGTTGATTCCATTCAAGCCCAGGGTGTGGACGCCGGGCGAACCGCTGCGCGTGCTGCTCTCGGGTTCGTTCCGGGAGAAGAAGGGGCTGCCGCTGGCCATCGAGGCGCTGGGGCACATCCGCGACGAGGTGCGGCTGGAGATCACCATCATTGGTGACGCCACGCGCGAGGAACGATCCATCCGGGAGAAGCAACGCATCCTGGATACCATCGCTCGCCATGGTCTCGGTGGCAGCGTTCGTCTGCTCGGCTTCCGGCCTTACCGAGAGGTCATGGACGAGGCGCTGCGCAACCACGTGTTTCTCTCGCCCAGTGTGACCGCCGCAGATGGCGACACCGAGGGCGGCGCGCCGGTTTCACTCATCGAGATGAGCGCCTCGGGTATGATGATCGCGAGCTCGACGCACTGCGACATCCCCGGTGTCATCCTGGACGGCCGCACCGGCTTCCTGGCTCCCGAAGGTGAACTCGACGGTCTGGTGGCGGGCCTGCGCCGCATCATCGCCGATCCGTCCGCGTGGGGGGCGATGCAGCGTGCGGGGCGCGCGCACGTCGAGGCGGAGTTCGACGCGCGCCGCCAGGGCGAGCGGCTGGCCGCGATCTACCGCGAACTGGCACCGGTGGCGTCGGCGGGGGTGGTGTGA
- a CDS encoding choice-of-anchor B family protein: MRPLILATAIFLLVPASARSTSAVLVGVLDVSPAMHYTDVWGWVDPQTQRCYALIGNNATGLHIVDVTDPAAPYGVSTVNTVGRFDMKTFGSYVYTVDGIGGPGGIVDITVPASPEVVGTFPGGHNIFIDGQGYLYVCLPGLRIYDLNPDPAFPELVWEDPMSDGLDGHDATVIGDVLYEFRGAYGIRFWDVADRTAPVPLGGIDDPTIAYAHNGWPSEDGRYLFVTDEFSYSPSPDITVWNITDPLAPRRVAEIADPTSSVHNCYVVGNLLYVSYYLAGFRLYEITDPSHPVLIDTEDTSPGRSGEGVFEGAWGCYPFTPNGHVYVNDRPNGLYVFRIDGTPSAVGASPSRPPVLDLLGGAPNPFGAETSIRYSLGVAAEVSAAVYDAAGRLVRRLHAGDQPAGEHAVAWDGRSDAGVAVPSGVYFCRVSAAGEERTGRLVLLR, translated from the coding sequence ATGCGACCTCTCATCCTGGCCACCGCCATATTTCTGCTGGTCCCCGCCTCGGCACGGTCCACCAGCGCCGTGCTCGTGGGCGTGCTCGACGTGTCGCCCGCCATGCACTACACCGACGTGTGGGGATGGGTGGACCCGCAGACGCAGCGTTGCTACGCGCTCATCGGCAACAACGCCACGGGGCTCCACATCGTCGACGTCACCGATCCCGCGGCGCCCTACGGCGTGTCCACCGTGAACACGGTGGGGCGCTTCGATATGAAGACATTCGGATCGTACGTCTACACGGTGGATGGCATCGGTGGACCGGGCGGGATCGTCGACATCACGGTTCCGGCGAGCCCGGAGGTGGTGGGGACTTTCCCCGGGGGGCACAACATCTTCATCGACGGGCAGGGCTACCTGTACGTGTGCCTGCCCGGACTCAGGATCTATGATCTGAACCCCGACCCCGCGTTTCCCGAGCTGGTGTGGGAGGATCCGATGTCGGACGGGTTGGACGGCCACGACGCCACCGTCATTGGTGACGTGCTCTACGAGTTTCGCGGGGCGTACGGCATCCGCTTCTGGGACGTCGCCGACCGCACCGCGCCGGTGCCGCTGGGCGGCATCGACGATCCCACCATCGCCTACGCGCACAACGGCTGGCCCAGCGAGGACGGCCGCTATCTGTTCGTGACCGACGAGTTCTCGTACAGTCCCTCGCCGGACATCACCGTGTGGAACATCACCGACCCACTGGCACCGCGCCGCGTGGCGGAGATCGCCGATCCGACATCGTCGGTGCACAACTGCTATGTCGTCGGCAACCTGCTGTACGTGTCGTATTACCTCGCCGGATTCCGCCTCTACGAGATCACCGATCCCAGCCACCCGGTCTTGATCGACACCGAGGACACCTCGCCCGGCCGGAGCGGCGAAGGCGTCTTCGAAGGCGCGTGGGGATGCTACCCGTTCACACCCAACGGGCACGTCTACGTCAATGACCGTCCCAACGGGCTGTACGTATTCCGCATCGACGGCACGCCCTCGGCGGTCGGCGCGTCTCCGTCGCGCCCCCCCGTGCTCGACCTGCTGGGCGGCGCACCCAACCCCTTTGGCGCCGAGACGTCGATCCGCTACTCGCTCGGTGTGGCGGCGGAGGTGTCGGCCGCGGTGTACGACGCGGCCGGGCGCCTGGTGCGCCGGCTGCACGCGGGTGACCAGCCCGCCGGAGAGCACGCCGTTGCCTGGGACGGCCGCAGTGACGCAGGCGTGGCGGTTCCATCCGGTGTGTACTTCTGCCGGGTGAGCGCCGCGGGCGAAGAACGTACCGGGCGGCTGGTCCTGCTGCGCTAG
- a CDS encoding SpoIID/LytB domain-containing protein, which produces MTRRTLIMIIAVLALTAAGCAGPRPGAPSGAKGKEPVIRVLVLATGAQATIATTGGFRVTSLGATLLSSEQGGTVTVQRNGRSLQVRLDSNGQTGGSDEDLVIEPSGGVSVGGVWYSGTIRAHVNASGAVELINELPLETYLEGVVPHEIGQPGADAYASVQAQAVAARTYAISRIHMNRDRSFDVEAGVADQVYKGRDGQNRLATSAVRDTRGIVLMYDGKLCETYYSATCGGHTSDVRTVWPDRRSAPYLYGALDRDARGGDAFCIAARNFRWRYAFSGRELGAILRQTIPVALGVSADRVGDLVDVRVEGRTASGRVKRLDIVTSRGTISVEGDRIRRVVMLDVQRGRILPSTLFDVEVIMSGGRAGRVSFVGGGNGHGVGMCQNGAIGMARRGYSYSMILEHYYPGGSVQATY; this is translated from the coding sequence ATGACCCGACGCACGCTCATCATGATCATCGCCGTGCTGGCACTGACCGCCGCCGGCTGCGCGGGGCCGCGTCCCGGCGCCCCGTCGGGGGCGAAGGGCAAGGAGCCCGTGATCCGCGTGCTGGTGCTTGCAACCGGGGCGCAGGCCACCATCGCAACCACGGGAGGTTTCCGGGTGACGTCGCTGGGTGCCACGCTGCTCTCGAGCGAGCAGGGCGGCACGGTGACGGTTCAGCGCAACGGGCGTTCCCTGCAGGTGCGGCTGGATTCGAACGGACAGACCGGCGGGAGCGACGAGGACCTCGTGATCGAACCCTCCGGCGGCGTGTCGGTGGGTGGGGTGTGGTACTCTGGAACCATCCGGGCGCACGTCAATGCGAGCGGCGCCGTCGAGTTGATCAACGAGCTGCCGCTGGAGACCTATCTCGAGGGCGTGGTGCCGCACGAGATCGGGCAGCCCGGCGCCGACGCATACGCTTCCGTGCAGGCCCAGGCGGTTGCCGCGCGCACGTACGCGATCTCGCGCATCCACATGAACCGGGACCGCTCCTTCGACGTGGAGGCCGGGGTGGCGGACCAGGTGTACAAGGGCCGCGACGGACAGAACCGGCTGGCCACGTCGGCGGTGCGCGACACGCGCGGCATCGTTCTCATGTATGATGGCAAGTTGTGCGAAACCTACTACAGTGCCACCTGCGGCGGACACACTTCCGACGTTCGTACCGTGTGGCCGGATCGCAGGAGTGCGCCCTACCTGTACGGCGCGCTCGACCGCGACGCGCGCGGCGGCGATGCCTTCTGCATCGCGGCGCGGAATTTCCGCTGGCGCTACGCGTTCTCGGGCAGGGAACTGGGCGCCATCCTGCGCCAGACCATCCCGGTGGCGCTCGGCGTTTCCGCCGATCGCGTGGGTGACCTGGTGGACGTCCGCGTGGAAGGACGCACTGCCTCGGGGCGTGTGAAACGGCTCGACATCGTGACCTCGCGCGGCACCATCTCCGTGGAAGGGGACCGCATCCGGCGGGTGGTCATGCTCGACGTGCAGCGCGGACGCATCCTGCCCAGCACGCTCTTCGATGTGGAAGTCATCATGAGCGGCGGGCGCGCGGGCCGCGTGAGTTTCGTGGGCGGCGGCAACGGGCACGGCGTGGGCATGTGTCAAAACGGGGCCATTGGCATGGCGCGCCGCGGTTATTCATACTCCATGATTCTGGAACACTATTACCCGGGCGGCAGCGTGCAGGCCACGTATTGA
- a CDS encoding anhydro-N-acetylmuramic acid kinase, which translates to MWPTLGGRQRFTAVGLMSGTSMDGVDAALVAMDADPVHPSVELVDFVSAAYPDELRESLADFASGAQLTAEDVALLETSVAVSFASAFFDVCRRAGADPRSVDFIGSHGQTVAHVPPGAGSSIAGSLQLGPPSMIAALTGITTVGDFRSGDVALGGQGAPLAPYCDYMLRRGDEGRVILNLGGIANLTYLPPSGNLDDVVAFDAGPGNMVSDALFRALFPGRGEFDEDGVRASAGTPSQEVCDQMLRHPFFQASPPKSAGHREFGVHFAWTLKSAAEARSLSREDTMATAAALTVQAVADAVRRYIPAGGVHELFVTGGGARNRAIVDGLEGALPETPPRPIDELGVPAEAKEAVDFAFLAREALFGRSNVIRSVTGASRALVLGSIARG; encoded by the coding sequence ATGTGGCCAACGCTGGGCGGTAGACAGCGCTTTACCGCGGTCGGACTGATGTCCGGCACCTCCATGGATGGCGTGGACGCTGCCCTGGTGGCGATGGACGCCGACCCGGTTCATCCGTCGGTGGAGCTGGTGGACTTCGTGTCCGCCGCCTACCCGGACGAGCTGCGCGAGTCGCTCGCCGACTTTGCCAGCGGTGCGCAGCTCACCGCCGAGGACGTGGCGTTGCTGGAGACGAGTGTGGCGGTGTCGTTCGCGTCGGCCTTCTTCGACGTATGCCGGCGCGCCGGCGCCGACCCGCGTTCGGTGGACTTCATCGGGTCGCACGGCCAGACGGTGGCGCACGTGCCGCCCGGTGCGGGGAGTTCCATCGCCGGCTCGCTGCAACTGGGTCCGCCCTCGATGATCGCCGCACTCACCGGCATCACCACCGTCGGGGACTTTCGCAGCGGAGATGTGGCGCTGGGCGGGCAGGGAGCGCCGCTGGCGCCGTACTGCGACTACATGCTGCGCCGCGGAGACGAGGGGCGCGTGATTCTCAACCTGGGCGGGATCGCCAACCTGACCTACCTGCCGCCCAGCGGCAACCTGGACGACGTGGTGGCGTTCGATGCGGGGCCCGGCAACATGGTTTCGGACGCGCTGTTTCGCGCGCTGTTCCCCGGCCGCGGGGAGTTCGACGAGGACGGTGTGCGCGCCAGCGCGGGAACACCGTCGCAGGAGGTGTGCGACCAGATGCTGCGCCACCCCTTCTTCCAGGCGTCGCCGCCCAAGTCGGCGGGGCACCGGGAATTCGGGGTGCACTTTGCATGGACGCTGAAGAGTGCCGCCGAGGCGCGCAGTCTGTCACGGGAGGACACCATGGCCACCGCCGCCGCGCTGACGGTGCAGGCCGTGGCGGACGCCGTGCGGCGCTACATCCCCGCGGGCGGCGTCCACGAACTCTTCGTCACCGGTGGGGGCGCGCGTAACCGCGCCATCGTCGACGGACTCGAAGGCGCTCTCCCCGAAACGCCACCGCGCCCGATCGACGAACTGGGCGTGCCGGCGGAGGCCAAGGAGGCGGTCGATTTTGCGTTTCTCGCGCGGGAGGCGCTCTTCGGCCGCAGCAACGTGATTCGCTCGGTCACCGGCGCATCGCGGGCGCTGGTACTGGGGTCGATTGCGCGGGGATGA
- a CDS encoding carbohydrate ABC transporter permease: MTRVLKWAGLAAVLASMTYPLAWMIEVSLRTADGLSLRYYAEVWQAGPFDRYFINSTVVAVVVLVGNIVFCTMAGYAFARYRIRGAKLLFLLVLSTIMLPKQVILVPLYILMQKMGMIDTYWALTLPFLVDPFNIFLIRQYLLGIPSDCEEAARIDGAGEFTILFRVVFPMLKPVLAVVAIQTCLTNWNSFLFPFILTNSTDMRTLPVGLALLSQGAHSVDWGHLMAGAVISALPVVAAFLVFQRRIIGGLTAGMSK, translated from the coding sequence GTGACGCGCGTTCTCAAGTGGGCGGGCCTGGCCGCGGTGCTGGCCAGCATGACCTATCCGCTGGCGTGGATGATCGAGGTGTCGTTGCGCACCGCCGACGGGTTGAGCCTGCGCTACTACGCGGAGGTGTGGCAGGCGGGGCCGTTCGACCGCTACTTCATCAACAGTACCGTGGTGGCGGTGGTGGTGCTGGTGGGGAACATCGTGTTCTGCACCATGGCCGGCTACGCGTTCGCGCGCTACCGCATCCGCGGGGCGAAGCTGCTCTTCCTGCTGGTGCTCTCCACCATCATGCTGCCCAAGCAGGTGATCCTGGTGCCGTTGTACATCCTGATGCAGAAGATGGGGATGATCGACACCTACTGGGCGCTCACGCTGCCCTTTCTGGTGGACCCCTTCAACATCTTCCTGATCCGGCAGTACCTGCTGGGCATCCCCTCGGACTGCGAAGAGGCGGCCCGTATCGACGGCGCGGGCGAGTTTACCATCCTGTTCCGGGTGGTGTTTCCCATGCTCAAACCGGTGCTCGCCGTGGTTGCCATCCAGACCTGTCTCACGAACTGGAATTCATTCCTGTTCCCGTTTATACTGACCAACAGCACCGACATGCGAACGCTGCCGGTCGGCCTGGCGCTCCTCTCGCAGGGGGCACACAGCGTCGACTGGGGCCACCTCATGGCCGGCGCCGTGATTTCCGCGCTGCCCGTGGTGGCGGCGTTTCTCGTCTTTCAACGTCGCATCATCGGCGGGCTGACCGCCGGCATGTCGAAGTAG
- a CDS encoding sugar ABC transporter permease, protein MRSDTGGAAAVPRARARISPVFWFLFPWALIYGAFFVFPFVFSFILGFLQYNPLNVGNTHFVGADNVLRLFKDREFHGALRNTLVFVLGTVPVTTALALALAFLLRGRAGARVGRVALGDAIKAAMFLPSILSMVVIALVFKLFYAPGGALNAALAHAGIQGHGWLTDPRTALPAIMAMDVWAAVGYYALVLHAASTAIPDSLYEAAQLEGASAWTTFRHVTFPLLKPAIGFVLVINSIRSFQVFVEVLVMTQGGPLGSTNTLVMMLYDTAFRRLDYGYASVIAYAVFILSGVFSLLAMRRMRSETAPTGPRGVAA, encoded by the coding sequence ATGAGAAGTGACACGGGCGGTGCGGCGGCGGTACCGCGCGCCCGGGCCCGCATCTCGCCCGTGTTCTGGTTCCTGTTCCCGTGGGCGCTCATCTACGGCGCCTTCTTCGTCTTCCCATTCGTCTTCTCGTTCATTCTGGGCTTTCTGCAGTACAACCCGCTCAACGTGGGGAACACCCACTTCGTGGGCGCGGACAACGTACTCCGCTTGTTCAAAGACCGCGAGTTCCACGGGGCGCTGCGCAACACGCTCGTGTTCGTCCTGGGTACGGTGCCGGTGACCACCGCGCTGGCGCTGGCACTGGCCTTCCTGCTGCGCGGGCGGGCGGGCGCGCGCGTTGGACGGGTGGCACTCGGCGACGCCATCAAGGCGGCCATGTTCCTGCCCTCAATTCTTTCCATGGTGGTGATCGCGCTGGTTTTCAAGCTCTTCTACGCGCCAGGGGGCGCACTGAACGCGGCCCTCGCGCACGCGGGCATCCAGGGGCACGGCTGGCTCACCGACCCGCGCACAGCACTGCCCGCCATCATGGCCATGGACGTATGGGCCGCGGTGGGTTACTACGCGCTCGTCTTGCACGCGGCCTCCACCGCCATCCCGGACTCGCTCTACGAAGCGGCGCAACTCGAAGGCGCAAGCGCGTGGACCACGTTCCGGCACGTGACCTTCCCGCTGCTCAAGCCGGCCATCGGCTTCGTGCTGGTCATCAACAGCATCCGCTCCTTCCAGGTGTTCGTGGAGGTGCTGGTCATGACGCAGGGCGGACCGCTCGGCTCCACCAACACGCTGGTGATGATGCTCTACGACACCGCCTTCCGCCGCCTCGACTATGGCTACGCCAGTGTGATCGCCTACGCGGTGTTCATCCTGTCCGGCGTATTCTCGCTGCTGGCCATGCGGCGCATGCGCTCCGAGACGGCGCCCACCGGACCGCGGGGGGTGGCGGCGTGA
- a CDS encoding extracellular solute-binding protein has product MMRAARVVGVLVALALASCGGRGASDANTVRFWQFWDLAVIEPIVAEFEAQNPGIKVEVEQLTWKSGLEKIQAAVASGTQPDLCELGSTWLPRFSYEGVLEDVTTVYLAERDSFLMWDSGLYDGRSYGLPWVQGSRVLFVNRDLFRRAGLDPDHAPETWDELLAAAQAVSGLGTAIYGFGQNIGERYVLYKKFMAFAWGNGGDVFDEEGNVIVNSPEMVEALEFYLKLAPFSLQEKQEVLDQYFKTGRLGMQVSGAWNIKNYRLEAPDLDYAVALVPKPAPDRGVHASFAGAEMLVIFKASPRKEAALKLARFLQSYPQARALSLAAGSVFPASIEALNDTTFTADPRVRVFVEQAFTSRTPPAHPGWVEMEEVIDRAVEESLYGRRAPRWCLDDAADQIAAIAGRFNEK; this is encoded by the coding sequence ATGATGCGCGCCGCCCGGGTTGTGGGTGTGCTGGTGGCGCTCGCGCTGGCCTCCTGTGGGGGCAGGGGGGCATCCGACGCCAACACGGTTCGTTTCTGGCAGTTCTGGGACCTGGCGGTGATCGAACCCATCGTTGCCGAGTTCGAGGCGCAGAACCCGGGTATCAAGGTGGAGGTGGAGCAACTCACCTGGAAGAGCGGCCTCGAGAAGATCCAGGCCGCGGTGGCGTCGGGCACGCAGCCGGACCTGTGCGAACTGGGCAGCACGTGGCTGCCGCGCTTCAGCTACGAAGGCGTCCTGGAGGACGTCACCACGGTCTACCTGGCGGAGCGGGACAGTTTCCTCATGTGGGACAGCGGCCTGTACGACGGACGCAGCTACGGGCTTCCGTGGGTGCAGGGATCGCGCGTCCTGTTCGTCAACCGCGACCTGTTCCGCCGCGCGGGGCTCGACCCGGACCATGCGCCGGAGACGTGGGACGAGTTGCTCGCCGCCGCGCAGGCGGTATCGGGGCTGGGGACGGCCATCTACGGATTCGGGCAGAACATCGGCGAGCGCTACGTTCTCTACAAGAAGTTCATGGCGTTTGCGTGGGGAAACGGCGGGGACGTGTTCGACGAGGAGGGCAACGTCATCGTCAACAGCCCGGAGATGGTGGAGGCGCTGGAGTTCTACCTGAAACTCGCACCGTTCTCGCTGCAGGAGAAGCAGGAAGTGCTGGATCAGTACTTCAAGACCGGACGCCTGGGCATGCAGGTGTCCGGGGCCTGGAACATCAAGAACTACAGGCTCGAGGCACCGGATCTGGACTACGCGGTGGCGCTGGTGCCGAAACCCGCACCCGACCGCGGTGTTCACGCCAGTTTCGCGGGCGCTGAGATGCTGGTGATCTTCAAGGCGTCCCCACGCAAGGAAGCCGCACTCAAGCTCGCGCGCTTCCTGCAGTCCTACCCCCAGGCGCGGGCCCTCTCGCTGGCCGCGGGCAGCGTGTTTCCCGCATCCATCGAGGCGCTCAACGACACCACCTTCACCGCGGATCCGCGCGTGCGCGTTTTCGTCGAGCAGGCCTTTACCAGCCGTACGCCCCCGGCGCATCCGGGCTGGGTGGAGATGGAGGAAGTGATCGACCGCGCGGTGGAGGAGTCGCTGTACGGCCGCCGCGCGCCGCGCTGGTGCCTGGACGACGCCGCGGACCAGATTGCGGCCATCGCCGGACGCTTTAATGAGAAGTGA
- the murQ gene encoding N-acetylmuramic acid 6-phosphate etherase, which produces MTQSNELFEQLRSLTTEQRNSRTREIDLASTPRILELMNDEDRAVADVVRGALADIARTVDLATEAFRGGGRLFYAGAGTSGRLGILDASECPPTFGVAPTMVQGMIAGGPDTVFRSREGVEDHESAGARDVASHGVSAGDLLVGITASRRTPYVIGALAEARRRGARTTLLRCNDGPAPEVDVVITVVPGPEAITGSTRLKAGTAQKMVLNMITTASMVKLGKVYENLMVDVRPNSAKLIERGKGIVMMLTGLSYEDASAIYEAAGRNVKVAVVMQRRGADRAAAEKLLADAGGFMARALGERG; this is translated from the coding sequence ATGACGCAATCCAACGAGCTATTCGAGCAGCTGCGCTCGCTCACCACCGAACAGCGCAACTCCCGCACGCGCGAGATCGACCTTGCGTCCACGCCGCGCATTCTCGAACTCATGAACGACGAGGATCGCGCCGTGGCCGACGTGGTACGGGGCGCCCTCGCCGATATTGCCCGCACCGTCGATCTGGCCACGGAGGCCTTCCGCGGCGGCGGCCGGCTCTTCTACGCCGGCGCCGGCACCAGCGGGCGCCTGGGCATCCTCGACGCCTCGGAGTGCCCGCCGACCTTCGGGGTGGCGCCCACCATGGTGCAGGGCATGATCGCCGGCGGCCCGGACACGGTGTTCCGCTCGCGCGAGGGGGTGGAGGACCACGAGAGTGCCGGCGCGCGCGACGTGGCCTCCCACGGTGTCTCGGCAGGCGACCTCCTGGTGGGGATCACGGCGAGCCGGCGCACGCCTTATGTGATCGGCGCGCTGGCCGAGGCCCGTCGCCGCGGCGCACGCACCACGTTGCTGCGCTGCAACGACGGTCCCGCACCGGAGGTGGACGTGGTGATCACGGTGGTTCCGGGGCCGGAGGCGATCACCGGTTCGACGCGGCTCAAGGCCGGGACGGCCCAGAAGATGGTGCTCAACATGATTACCACCGCCAGCATGGTGAAACTGGGCAAGGTGTACGAGAACCTGATGGTCGACGTGCGCCCCAACAGTGCCAAGCTGATCGAGCGTGGCAAGGGGATCGTCATGATGCTCACCGGACTTTCCTATGAAGATGCGTCTGCAATCTACGAAGCCGCGGGACGGAACGTGAAGGTGGCGGTGGTGATGCAGCGGCGCGGTGCCGATCGTGCGGCGGCGGAGAAGCTGCTGGCGGATGCGGGTGGCTTCATGGCACGCGCGCTGGGGGAGCGCGGATGA